From the genome of Papaver somniferum cultivar HN1 chromosome 2, ASM357369v1, whole genome shotgun sequence, one region includes:
- the LOC113348322 gene encoding guanine nucleotide-binding protein subunit gamma 1-like has translation MATETEPASSTSVIISSDARGKHRVVAELKRLEQETRFLEKELEELERTNKVSDVLPELLRNIGTRPDALLPVTKSPIDPTWDRWFEGPRKQQGCICCFFR, from the exons ATGGCAACAGAGACTGAACCTGCTTCATCAACTTCAGTGATCATCTCATCTGATGCCAGAGGAAAACATCGAGTGGTTGCTGAATTGAAACGCCTTGAGCAAGAAACTAGATTCCTAGAG AAAGAGCTTGAAGAACTCGAAAGAACAAATAAAGTTTCCGACGTTTTACCAGA ACTGCTTCGTAACATAGGAACTAGACCTGATGCGCTACTCCCAGT AACAAAAAGCCCCATAGATCCAACCTGGGATAGGTGGTTTGAAGGGCCTCGGAAGCAACAAGGCTGCATATGCTGTTTTTTCAGATGA